In Passer domesticus isolate bPasDom1 chromosome 7, bPasDom1.hap1, whole genome shotgun sequence, one genomic interval encodes:
- the LRCH2 gene encoding leucine-rich repeat and calponin homology domain-containing protein 2 isoform X6: MLTYLNISRNLLSTLPKYLFDLPLKVLVVSNNKLVSIPEEIGKLRDLMELDISCNELQVLPQQIGKLQSLRELNIRRNNLHMLPDELGDLPLVKLDFSCNKITEIPICYRKLRHLQVIVLDNNPMQIPPAQICLKGKVHIFKFLSIQACLRIDKKPDSLDLPSLGKRVPSQPLTDSMEDFYPNKNHGPDSGIGSDNGDKRLSTTEPSDDDTISLHSQVSESTREQTLRNDNHIMGSKLDPQKDQEAFDYIDPNAEEGALPEQGDAQIGPLLSYVKERGKHPEKSQKTEQNEDWGDEKRLQKEQLLAEDDDELKEVTDLRKIAAQLLQQEQKHRRRPLSYRTSFSEKLFQRTRAAGRASRLLNHSVSVNTRNRPKQPMESEKCVSTNEVNSSVSPYSWQPLENQKDSVDEQHWPETQPVIWQNEERRRSKQIRKEYFKYKSSRKSSSGNENDEQDSDNTNVSPQSPVSSEDCERTDSNTHGPFGLKPRSAFSRASRQDYGAVDPGFTMRRKMEHLREEREQIRQLRSNLESRLKVILPDDIGAALMDGVVLCHLANHIRPRSVASIHVPSPAVPKLSMAKCRRNVENFLDACKKLGVPQERLCLPHHILEERGLVKVGLTVQALLELPALKVSHLSSM, from the exons GATATTAGCTGTAATGAACTCCAAGTTCTTCCCCAGCAAATAGGAAAATTGCAGTCACTTAGAGAATTGAACATAAGAAGAAATAATCTCCATATGTTGCCAGATG AATTAGGAGACCTTCCCTTGGTAAAgctggatttttcttgtaataaaattacagaaattcCCATTTGTTACAGAAAGTTACGTCACTTACAAGTTATAGTTTTGGATAACAATCCAATGCAGATACCACCAGCACAG ATATGTTTAAAAGGCAAAGTACATATATTTAAATTCCTCAGTATTCAGGCGTGCCTCAGAATAGATAAAAAACCAGATTCCTTAGATCTTCCATCATTAGGCAAACGAGTCCCCTCCCAGCCACTCACAGACAG CATGGAAGACTTTTATCCCAATAAAAACCATGGACCAGACTCTGGCATTGGAAGTGATAATGGGGATAAAAGGTTGTCCACTACAGAA CCATCTGATGATGATACAATCAGCCTTCACTCCCAGGTGTCAGAATCAACAAGGGAACAGACATTAAGGAATGACAATCACATCATGGGAAGTAAACTCGATCCACAGAAAG ACCAAGAGGCATTTGACTACATTGATCCCAACGCTGAGGAGGGAGCTCTTCCTGAGCAGGGAGATGCACAGATTGGCCCCCTGCTCTCCTATGTCAAG GAACGGGGAAAGCATCCtgagaaatcccagaaaactGAACAAAATGAGGACTGGGGGGATGAAAAAAG aCTTCAGAAAGAACAGCTGCTGGCTGAAGATGATGATGAACTCAAAGAAGTGACTGACTTGAGAAAAATTGCAGCTCAGTTGTTGCAGCAAGAACAAAAACACAG ACGAAGGCCACTAAGCTATAGAACTTCATTCAGTGAAAAGCTCTTCCAGAGGACCAGGGCGGCAGGACGTGCATCAAG gcTTCTTAATCATTCAGTTTCAGTAAACACAAGGAACAGGCCAAAGCAGCCAATGGAATCTGAAAAATG TGTTTCAACAAATGAAGTGAATTCCTCAGTGTCCCCATACAGCTGGCAG CCActggaaaaccagaaggatTCAGTGGATGAGCAGCACTGGCCAGAAACACAGCCAGTAATCTGGCAGAATGAAGAAAGGAGGAGAAGTAAACAAATCAGAAAAGAGTATTTCAAG TATAAGTCTTCCAGAAAGAGTTCAAGTGGAAATGAAAATGATGAG cAAGACAGTGATAATACTAATGTGTCTCCACAGTCTCCTGTGTCGTCTGAG GATTGTGAAAGGACAGATAGTAACACTCATGGTCCATTTGGTCTCAAACCAAGGTCAG CTTTCAGCCGTGCCTCACGCCAGGACTATGGTGCAGTGGATCCTGGGTTCACTATGAGGAGGAAAATGGAACATTtaagggaggagagggaacaaATCAGACAGCTTCGCAGT AATCTTGAATCCAGGTTGAAGGTAATTTTGCCAGATGACATTGGAGCAGCGTTGATGGATGGGGTGGTTCTTTGCCATTTAGCCAATCACATAAGGCCACGTTCTGTTGCCAGCATTCACGTCCCATCGCCAGCAGTG CCTAAACTCAGCATGGCAAAGTGCCGAAGAAATGTTGAAAACTTTCTTGATGCTTGTAAGAAATTGGGCGTTCCACAG GAGAGACTTTGCTTGCCTCATCACATTCTGGAGGAAAGGGGTCTGGTGAAGGTTGGCCTCACAGTTCAAGCCCTGCTTGAGTTGCCTGCGTTGAAAGTATCTCACCTTTCTTCCATGTGA
- the LRCH2 gene encoding leucine-rich repeat and calponin homology domain-containing protein 2 isoform X7, whose product MDMSSGSRNLLSTLPKYLFDLPLKVLVVSNNKLVSIPEEIGKLRDLMELDISCNELQVLPQQIGKLQSLRELNIRRNNLHMLPDELGDLPLVKLDFSCNKITEIPICYRKLRHLQVIVLDNNPMQIPPAQICLKGKVHIFKFLSIQACLRIDKKPDSLDLPSLGKRVPSQPLTDSMEDFYPNKNHGPDSGIGSDNGDKRLSTTEPSDDDTISLHSQVSESTREQTLRNDNHIMGSKLDPQKDQEAFDYIDPNAEEGALPEQGDAQIGPLLSYVKERGKHPEKSQKTEQNEDWGDEKRLQKEQLLAEDDDELKEVTDLRKIAAQLLQQEQKHRRRPLSYRTSFSEKLFQRTRAAGRASRLLNHSVSVNTRNRPKQPMESEKCVSTNEVNSSVSPYSWQPLENQKDSVDEQHWPETQPVIWQNEERRRSKQIRKEYFKYKSSRKSSSGNENDEQDSDNTNVSPQSPVSSEDCERTDSNTHGPFGLKPRSAFSRASRQDYGAVDPGFTMRRKMEHLREEREQIRQLRSNLESRLKVILPDDIGAALMDGVVLCHLANHIRPRSVASIHVPSPAVPKLSMAKCRRNVENFLDACKKLGVPQERLCLPHHILEERGLVKVGLTVQALLELPALKVSHLSSM is encoded by the exons GATATTAGCTGTAATGAACTCCAAGTTCTTCCCCAGCAAATAGGAAAATTGCAGTCACTTAGAGAATTGAACATAAGAAGAAATAATCTCCATATGTTGCCAGATG AATTAGGAGACCTTCCCTTGGTAAAgctggatttttcttgtaataaaattacagaaattcCCATTTGTTACAGAAAGTTACGTCACTTACAAGTTATAGTTTTGGATAACAATCCAATGCAGATACCACCAGCACAG ATATGTTTAAAAGGCAAAGTACATATATTTAAATTCCTCAGTATTCAGGCGTGCCTCAGAATAGATAAAAAACCAGATTCCTTAGATCTTCCATCATTAGGCAAACGAGTCCCCTCCCAGCCACTCACAGACAG CATGGAAGACTTTTATCCCAATAAAAACCATGGACCAGACTCTGGCATTGGAAGTGATAATGGGGATAAAAGGTTGTCCACTACAGAA CCATCTGATGATGATACAATCAGCCTTCACTCCCAGGTGTCAGAATCAACAAGGGAACAGACATTAAGGAATGACAATCACATCATGGGAAGTAAACTCGATCCACAGAAAG ACCAAGAGGCATTTGACTACATTGATCCCAACGCTGAGGAGGGAGCTCTTCCTGAGCAGGGAGATGCACAGATTGGCCCCCTGCTCTCCTATGTCAAG GAACGGGGAAAGCATCCtgagaaatcccagaaaactGAACAAAATGAGGACTGGGGGGATGAAAAAAG aCTTCAGAAAGAACAGCTGCTGGCTGAAGATGATGATGAACTCAAAGAAGTGACTGACTTGAGAAAAATTGCAGCTCAGTTGTTGCAGCAAGAACAAAAACACAG ACGAAGGCCACTAAGCTATAGAACTTCATTCAGTGAAAAGCTCTTCCAGAGGACCAGGGCGGCAGGACGTGCATCAAG gcTTCTTAATCATTCAGTTTCAGTAAACACAAGGAACAGGCCAAAGCAGCCAATGGAATCTGAAAAATG TGTTTCAACAAATGAAGTGAATTCCTCAGTGTCCCCATACAGCTGGCAG CCActggaaaaccagaaggatTCAGTGGATGAGCAGCACTGGCCAGAAACACAGCCAGTAATCTGGCAGAATGAAGAAAGGAGGAGAAGTAAACAAATCAGAAAAGAGTATTTCAAG TATAAGTCTTCCAGAAAGAGTTCAAGTGGAAATGAAAATGATGAG cAAGACAGTGATAATACTAATGTGTCTCCACAGTCTCCTGTGTCGTCTGAG GATTGTGAAAGGACAGATAGTAACACTCATGGTCCATTTGGTCTCAAACCAAGGTCAG CTTTCAGCCGTGCCTCACGCCAGGACTATGGTGCAGTGGATCCTGGGTTCACTATGAGGAGGAAAATGGAACATTtaagggaggagagggaacaaATCAGACAGCTTCGCAGT AATCTTGAATCCAGGTTGAAGGTAATTTTGCCAGATGACATTGGAGCAGCGTTGATGGATGGGGTGGTTCTTTGCCATTTAGCCAATCACATAAGGCCACGTTCTGTTGCCAGCATTCACGTCCCATCGCCAGCAGTG CCTAAACTCAGCATGGCAAAGTGCCGAAGAAATGTTGAAAACTTTCTTGATGCTTGTAAGAAATTGGGCGTTCCACAG GAGAGACTTTGCTTGCCTCATCACATTCTGGAGGAAAGGGGTCTGGTGAAGGTTGGCCTCACAGTTCAAGCCCTGCTTGAGTTGCCTGCGTTGAAAGTATCTCACCTTTCTTCCATGTGA